The sequence AAAGAACCAAGCCTTCCTGAATTCGCCTCTAGACCTCACTTTCACCATCTAAATCCGGAGGCGAAAGATAAGAACGAAAAATATTTTGATAGAAACGGAAACAAAGTGGCTCAAGGATCAATAGCCTCATGTCTTATTCCTTCAAAATTAAAGAATGTCCCTCCTGAAGCGCTTCCTCATGAATCCATACCGGAAATACCTATTAGCGAATACGCCCTAGAATTTCATGATGGGGAATTATTAGATATTGAACAAAATCAAGACCATATAGCTTTGACAATCTTAAGTGCAGAAATAAAGCCTGAGATTATCATTAAAGATGCTTCTCTTGTTAAAAATGGAAGAATGAAAGGCAAACTTCATTTTGATAGAGTTCTCTTTGTAACTAAAAATAGAAAAGTAATGGAGGAACTAAAAATGGAAGCTGATTTAGCTGAAATATCCTATATAAAGTTTTTCAGTAATAATCAGTTAGAAATCTCTATAAAGTGGGAAAGCTATTTTCCAACCTATCATAGACTTAAAAGCGATCTTATTGAAATTGGTGCGCAAAAGATTTACTGGGAACCGCTAATCTGAAAATAGAGTAGATTTTTCTAATAATACCCCATGTATCTCCTGTTTAAAGAAAGATGAATTTACCTCGATGGTACATAGGAGGTTAAGTGATCATGAAACTGTCAAACATTATTTAGAGTTTAATAAAACTTATCCCTATTTTATGGTAAGCGTCGTCTGAAGAGCAGGTTGAATTAATATAAACAATCCGATAAGGAATTTCTTTTAAAGGTTAAAGCATTTGAGCTCCTGGGTTTAGCCAGGAGCTTAAATAAAAAATTAGCTTAAACTTGGAGTAAGGCCAACCTGTTTTAATTGTTCAATCGCTTTTTTGTTGTTATATTTAATAGCCACATCTAAGGCATTTCCTGATTTATCGCCTTTAGAAAAGAGGTCAATATTTAAGATGGAAGCCTTTTCGATTAAGAATTGAAGCAGCTCATTTTGTTTATCGCTTGCCGCCACTTGACGAAATAGTAAGTTGAAATTCCTTTCAAGAAATGAATGTTTCGGTGAATTTGGCAAAGACCTATTATTTATAAGTTGTTTCAATTGCAGAACAGCCTCATTATAGCGAAATAGTCCGGAAGAGAGTTCTTCTAGGCTTCCAAAATGGGCTTCGAATCTCTCTTGGCCTTCGATGACTTCCCTTACTAATCTTTCAACAGTAAGTCCCTCGTAGAGGCACATATTTTTAAGGTGAGTAGGCTTTAATTGATTTTGATGGAGCAGCAGGTTTGTTAAAATATAAAAAGTTCTGCCATTACCATCGTGATAGGGATGCAATAACATCAAAGTTCTCAGAGTAGTCACAATGATTTTGATTTTCTCTTCTTCGGAAGAACTATCTTTTATTTGGTCAAAATAAGATTGCAGCGTTTGAAGGATTTTGTTTTTCTTTTCAGCGGGGTCGTCAATTATAGAAAATAATCCAAAAGGTGAGTAGTCATAGGAAGCATCTTTCCATTGTTTGTCATCACGGTAACGAAGAAGCAGCTCTTTTTGGATCCTTTCAAAAGTTTCATTTCTGTCAGATCCGTTTGTTGCGATAATTTTTTTTGAAACTTGTCCATCTTCTAAGCTGAGATTATCATACGATTCGCTAGAAAGAGAATATTTATCGCATAGAGTAATACCAAGGCTGTTTTTTTGAAGGTGAGCATATTTAGGGGCAGTTTCTGGAGCTGCAACGACCAGGTTCAGAAAGTCTAACCGATTGATCCAGATATCTCGGATTAAGGCTGTAACCCCTTCCTCATCACAATTCCAATTACGTCCGAGCCCAGATGAAGTCGAAGTGGCTTTTCCTTGCAACTCATAGGATAAATGACTGATGGCGCTTTTTTGTATCGCATCTATCTTT is a genomic window of Criblamydia sequanensis CRIB-18 containing:
- a CDS encoding Fic family protein, which gives rise to MEASQNRLHPTLFLVDHEPYLARPQEKLHDYVKREPKYDLAFCRAWSEFEFSKVIPITTASDLLKKIDAIQKSAISHLSYELQGKATSTSSGLGRNWNCDEEGVTALIRDIWINRLDFLNLVVAAPETAPKYAHLQKNSLGITLCDKYSLSSESYDNLSLEDGQVSKKIIATNGSDRNETFERIQKELLLRYRDDKQWKDASYDYSPFGLFSIIDDPAEKKNKILQTLQSYFDQIKDSSSEEEKIKIIVTTLRTLMLLHPYHDGNGRTFYILTNLLLHQNQLKPTHLKNMCLYEGLTVERLVREVIEGQERFEAHFGSLEELSSGLFRYNEAVLQLKQLINNRSLPNSPKHSFLERNFNLLFRQVAASDKQNELLQFLIEKASILNIDLFSKGDKSGNALDVAIKYNNKKAIEQLKQVGLTPSLS